The stretch of DNA tttcatccttgtagaagctcattgtttcatccttgtagaagctcattgtagctcattgtttcatccttgtagaagctcattgtagctcattgtttcatccttgtagaagttcattgtagctcattgtttcatccttgtagaagctcattgtagctcattgtttcatccttgtagaagctcattgtagctcattgtttcatccttgtagaagttcattgtagctcattgtttcatccttgtagaagctcattgtttcatccatgtagaagctcattgtagctcattgtttcatccttgtagaagttcattgtagctcattgtttcatccttgtagaagctcattgtagctcattgtttcatccttgtagaagctcattgtagctcattgtttcatccttgtagaagctcattgtagctcattgtttcatccttgtagaagctcattgtagctcattgtttcatccttgtagaagctcattgtagctcattgtttcatccttgtagaagctcattgtagctcattgtttcatccttgtagaagttcattgtagctcattgtttcatccttgtagaagctcattgtttcatccttgtagaagctcattgtagctcattgtgtcatccttgtagaagctcattgtagctcattgtttcatccttgtagaagttcattgtagctcattgtttcatccttgtagaagttcattgtagctcattgtttcatccttgtagaagctcattgtagctcattgtttcatccttgtagaagctcattgtagctcattgtttcatccttgtagaagctcattgtagctcattgtttcatccttgtagaagttcattgtagctcattgtttcatccttgtagaagctcattgtttcatccttgtagaagttcattgtagctcattgtttcatccttgtagaagttcattgtagctcattgtttcattcttgtagaagctcattgtagctcattgtttcatccttgtagaagctcattgtttcatccttgtagaagctcattgtttcatccttgtagaagctcattgtagctcattgtttcatccttgtagaagctcattgtagctcattgtttcatccttgtagaagctcattgtagctcattgtttcatccttgtagaagttcattgtagctcattgtttcatccttgtagaagctcattgtttcatccttgtagaagttcattgtagctcattgtttcatccttgtagaagttcattgtagctcattgtttcattcttgtagaagctcattgtagctcattgtttcatccttgtagaagctcattgtttcatccttgtagaagctcattgtttcatccttgtagaagctcattgtttcatccttgtagaagctcattgtagctcattgtttcatccttgtagaagctcattgtttcatccttgtagaagctcattgtttcatccttgtagaagGTCTTTAACATCAGGTTAGTTGTTAACCGAGTCACTTCTTCCAGTAGATGTCAGCTGATTGACAGAAGCAGCTCACTGGATGGAGGATGAAACAGAAACTAGACGCAGCGAAGGCTTCATGTCTGAGGGTGCTGGATTATCTCACCCCGCGGAAGttattgtcttttaaaataaagcTTCCTTCTGAGGGAGGAACGTCCCGATTAAACTGTGATTCCTGGCAGAAGGAGAAATGTGGAGTCGTCAATTCATCTGGAAGGAGTTTACCAGCGGTGGTAAACGTAGGTCAACTGGGAGGGACTTTGTTCAGAGTTTCAGAATAACTTATTACAAATGCATAACTTTGGAATAATGTAAAGGCGCCATCTTGAATTAAGAGACGcaaggggtagtgatgctgGGGTGGAGGTGAAAGGACAACAACGACGTTTAAGGAAACGCAGGATCTGATTGGCTCATTTAAAGTGCCCGCCCCCCAATCAGGTGACGGAGTCGTCGCTGAGCGAATTAGAGGCGAGATTACGAATGAACAGGAGTGTAAACTTAATAAATACCATCGTCTAAAAATACtcctttaaatgtaaaagtctGTATTCTGAATGTCAGaaaagtattatcagcaaaatgggccaagtaaaagtattaatttgtatatttttattgtaatttatttccacgcagcttttattttaattcatattaattcgatttttttttttttttaatagtatttTGTCCCATTCGTATTGTAATTTTCTTCTATTCTATATttgtttcttctattttttaattttttaattatattttcttctaTCTTTCTACgtttatattttgttaattcTTTGTACACGTGAAAACCTTCTCGGCGATTATTTTGATTCTGAACGATATTTTTCAATGGATACAACAAACAAACCGGTTTTACAGTCATTAAAATGCTTCAGTATGTTTTCTTTGAAGATCGTCCTTGAGCACGTGGCCGAGGCCGGCGTTGAACCCTGACCCTTCAGCTCGGTAACTCGATAGTCTTCAGATTGTCCACTGGAAAAGATATTCATGGCAACGTTCCCCCAAAGTGACCTCCAGCTCTCATTATCGCCTCCTGATCCTCGCGCTCTAAACCCGGTCCTGGTCTCTCTGTTGCAGGATCAACGTGTCTCTGGAGGGCCAGTTCCTGCACTACATCCACCGCCACCAGTTCCTGGACTCCCCCGAGTGGGAGTCCGTGAGACCCAGCGAGGAGGGGCAGTTCCAGGTGGGTCAGTGTAGAACCAGAGGGGTCACGTTGGTCTTCTattattgttctggtttcactgattcatcattttgtttataaaatatcttaaaatatGGATGAAAAGGGCACGTTGATGTCTGATGATGTATTCAGATACCAGCAGTTTAAAACAATAtgaatatcttttggttttttAGGCTCATGGTCTGATAAAagtattcaataaaatatgttgtaCTTTAATACATCATCTTACATCAAAACTATCAAATCCTCACAtcagttattttctttaatccagacaaaaaaagtccttttaagtacatttaaagttTCTTTAGAAAACCTGAATGAACCCTCCAGCAGCGAGTGTGGCCTTCAGGTGTAAGAAAGCGCAGTTTTTTACTACGCTAGCCGTTATCCCCCTGCTttcagtcgttatgctaagctaagctaacaaccTGCTTATACTCAGGTGTTTCACTCACACTCCCCAGGTGACCATTACAGCAGAGGAGGACTCCCGCTACATCTCATGGCGGCGCCGGCGGCTGTATTTGGCGATTTCGAAGGACCGCTACATCGCCCGCGTCTTCTCCGTCATGCTGGGCTACGACATCGCCGAGAAGCTCTACAACCTCAACAACAAGCTCTACCTCAAAAGCGGCGTGCTGCTGGACATCCGCCTGCCCAGCCTCTACCACGTGCTGGCCCCCTCCTCGCAGGGCAGCGAGGGCGGCAGCGGCAGCGATGGCGGCGTCGGCATCGGCATCGGCAAGGAACACCTGCGGGGCGAAGACCCGGCGCCGGCCTACCAGATGTGCAATCCGGCCCAGTTTCAGCCCCCCCTGCAGGGACCAAGGAACCCCTGCCTGGACGAACCCCGGGCCCCCCAGCATGAGCGCTATCAGCACCCCTGGGCGTCAGACCCCGATCTGCCCACCGGTGAGGACTCCACCAGCCTGGTCCTGGAGGACTTCGCTGATGTGGCGGGCTCCTTAACGGATTATGGCAGTGAGAGGGATTATTTGAGGTAGAGGGGCACAGTGCTGCAGCTAACACACGGGGTCACCACTTAAGCTACGCGTAAGTACCGCACCTGGGCATCGAGCGTGTGGGGGGATTGCACAATTCCTACTAACCCGGCTTCACACTACGGCAAATGCATTTATTCCAGAATTTCCTTATGTAATTATTTCTTGATCTATTCCTAAACCTAATTTAAGTCATTAAcgatcttttcttaaacctaactaagtattttacgatcttttccgaaacctaaaaatgtcacgatcttttccaaaaACCCAACCAAGTATTCTACAATCTTTTCCGAAACCTAAAAATGTCACGATCTTCTCcttaacctaaccaagtattttacgatcttttccgaaacctaaaaatgtcacgatcttttccaaaaACCCAACCAAGTATTCTACGATCCTTTCCGTAAcctaaatatttcacgatcttttcttaaacctaactaagtattctACGATCTTTTCCGTAACCtaaatatttcacaatcttctccttaacctaaccaagtattttACGATCCTTTCCAAAACCATAACATGTCACAATCTTCTTCTCAACCTAAACAAGTATTTTACAATCTTTTCCGCAACCTAaatattttacgatcttttcatCAACCTCACCAAGTATTTTACGATCGTTTTCCGAAAcctaaatatttcacgatcttttcctcaacctaaccaagtattttACGATCGTTTTCCGAAAcctaaatatttcacgatcttttcctcaacctaaccaagtattttacgatcttttcctcaacctaaccaagtatttaCGATCCTAATATTGTATTGAACCTGAccaagtattttacgatcttttccgcAACCTAAACAAGTATTTTACGATCGTTTTCCGAAAcctaaatatttcacgatcttttcctcaacctaaccaagtattttacgatcgttttccaaaacctaaatatttcacgatcttttcctcaacctaaccaagtattttacgatcttttcctcaacctaaccaagtatttaCGATCCTAATATTGTATTGAACCTGACCAAGTACTTGACGATCTTTTCCGCAACCTAAACAAGTATTTTACGATCGTTTTCCGAAAcctaaatatttcacgatcttttcctcaacctaaccaagtattttacgatctttttcCGAAAcctaaatatttcacgatcttttcctcaacctaaccaagtattttACGATCGTTTTCCGAAAcctaaatatttcacgatcttttcctcaacctaaccaagtattttacgatcttttcctcaacctaaccaagtatttaCGAtcctttcctaaacctaactaagtatttcataatCTTTTATCGAACCTGACTAAGCATTTCACGATCTTTCCTAAACTTCACCAAGTTGTCACTTTGGTGAGATTTCATTCAAGCCGCTGTACGTCGTGTTGGGGCCGTTTCACACGTTCTCTCTGTGGATGAGAAACCcgtcagtgtgtctgatgatgatgatgatgatgatgatgatgatgatgatgattcctAACCGAAGCTTCGATGTCGACCCCGCAGGAAGTGGTAAAGACGTCGCTGTTCCGCCTCGATTCCAGCGAGGCCGAGCGCCGCTGGCTCCCACCGACACTCCCAAACTGTGAGAACAGTTCCTCCTGGAAAACACGACATCTTCTCCAGCGAAGCAGCGTTTACGACGCCGTCTCCTCCTCGctcttcgtcttcgtcctcgcTCTTCGTCCTCGctcttcgtcttcgtcctcgcTCTTCGTCCCTGCTCGTCTTCCTCGCTTCACATCACCGGCCCTGAGCGTGAAGAAGGACTTTTTTTCCGATGTGGAATGTTTTCTGGTCAAGGTTTAAAGTCTCTCCGGAGCTCTGAAACCTGCCTTGACATCACAAAGACAGCGGGACCCGACacatttattcaattaaaaGTGAAACATCGAGAAAGTTTTAGTGATCAGGGCATTTgcaaaaatgtataatttaacCAAAGAAGTgcttttcagtgtgtttctgtagCTGCTGTTGGAAACAAACGTCTGTCCGATCAAAGATGGACGCTTGCAGATAATCTGTATCCAAcgtttaataaattaaattaaatctgaaTTAAATTCTACTTGGGGGACGACCTTAAATATTATTCCATGTTATAAAAATGGATTTGGTTTCATCTCATTTATATCTCATATTGTTTGATTTGGATTTCACGGTTTCTTTTCCACTTATAAGAGTATTGATATAACTATAATGTACTTCACATTTTCTGGATCTGACTGATTGATCGACTCATGTCTGCATTATACGTAACATATTTAGTTTTGTGTACTTCTCGAGATCTTTCCAGACATGTATGAACAGTTGAGATTTTCTCTATTTcactttcatatttattttatttatccgAATGCACCATGACCCGACGCCATCTGGAGGTCGACCTcttactttttctttatttaatcacATATCGAccttgttttaaaataaatgtttgtaacTAATTGAGTATTtcatacacacatgtgaacTGTGAATTTCATTATTTGTCCTGTTATCGACTTATACAGAGAAGGGACTAAAGTGAGGAGGTATTTCCATGGGGCCATAAAGATCTTTGTGTgcagtgaaaatgttgtttgttttctgttgctGTCGATTTCCACGAGTTTATAGAACCAGGATTCATCGCCTCACATCTGAATGCAGAAAAAAGATTCTTACAGTGACGAAGTTACTAAGAGGAGCTTTAATGTGgtattggttctggtgccccctgtggactaaagtggtagtgttggttcaggtgccccctgtggactaaagtggtagtgatggttcaggtgccccctgtggactaaagtggtagtgatggttctggtgccccctgtggactaaagtggtagtgttggttctggtgccccctgtggactaaagtgatagtgttggttctggtgccccctgtggactaaagtggtagtgatggttctggtgccccctgtggactaaagtggtagtgttggttctggtgccccctgtggactaaagtggtagtgttggttctggtgccccctgtggactaaagtggtagtgatggttctggcgccccctgtggactaaagtggtagtgatggttctggtgcccccctgtggactaaagtggtagtgatggttctggcgccccctgtggactaaagtggtagtggtggttctggtcccccctgtggactaaagtggtagtgttggttctggtgccccctgtggactaaagtggtagtgttggttctggtgccccctgtggactaaagtggtagtggtggttctggtcccccctgtggactaaagtggtagtgttggttctggtgccccctgtggactaaagtggtagtgatggttctggtgcccccctgtggactaaagtggtagtgatggttctggcgccccctgtggactaaagtggtagtgttggttctggtgccccctgtggactaaagtggtagtgttggttctggtgccccctgtggactaaagtggtagtgttggttctggtgccccctgtggactaaagtggtagtgttggttctggtgccccctatggactaaagtggtagtgttggttctggcgccccctgtgga from Cyclopterus lumpus isolate fCycLum1 chromosome 21, fCycLum1.pri, whole genome shotgun sequence encodes:
- the popdc2 gene encoding popeye domain-containing 2 isoform X1 — translated: MDNSSLLDSLFFPPLCAGWSNNTEGAVYHLGNTMLFLGYMGGSGAHGCLFIFGFLVPAYACMAAWGWLTACGLDVFAWSLLLLLACSAQICHLLLRLHGEGVRGEELSALYQAVYLPLGVPVQVFKDIAGAFENKVVELKAGETYAVEGKTPIDQLSFLLSGRINVSLEGQFLHYIHRHQFLDSPEWESVRPSEEGQFQVTITAEEDSRYISWRRRRLYLAISKDRYIARVFSVMLGYDIAEKLYNLNNKLYLKSGVLLDIRLPSLYHVLAPSSQGSEGGSGSDGGVGIGIGKEHLRGEDPAPAYQMCNPAQFQPPLQGPRNPCLDEPRAPQHERYQHPWASDPDLPTGEDSTSLVLEDFADVAGSLTDYGSERDYLR
- the popdc2 gene encoding popeye domain-containing 2 isoform X2, whose product is MDNSSLLDSLFFPPLCAGWSNNTEGAVYHLGNTMLFLGYMGGSGAHGCLFIFGFLVPAYACMAAWGWLTACGLDVFAWSLLLLLACSAQICHLLLRLHGEGVRGEELSALYQAVYLPLGVPVQVFKDIAGAFENKVVELKAGETYAVEGKTPIDQLSFLLSGRINVSLEGQFLHYIHRHQFLDSPEWESVRPSEEGQFQVTITAEEDSRYISWRRRRLYLAISKDRYIARVFSVMLGYDIAEKLYNLNNKLYLKSGVLLDIRLPSLYHVLAPSSQGSEGGSGSDGGVGIGIGKEHLRGEDPAPAYQMCNPAQFQPPLQGPRNPCLDEPRAPQHERYQHPWASDPDLPTGSGKDVAVPPRFQRGRAPLAPTDTPKL